One region of Culex pipiens pallens isolate TS chromosome 2, TS_CPP_V2, whole genome shotgun sequence genomic DNA includes:
- the LOC120416863 gene encoding uncharacterized protein LOC120416863, translating to MHRIERVGRFSYRIAFEEFTSKMHSKVLVAVIVLLQIVLISSSPLWSNHDANWSYEPQIVGYKDQLKQWGLYPRIFRYGTSLTTPRFNGPKRNTKESSTVKKSDWRGRNEEVAGVVRKVQPASLSEWDAQHQAKYERVFRKFKEQRLKRMEQEVAELLWKW from the exons ATGCACCGTATCGAAAGAGTTGGAAGGTTCAGTTATCGCATTGCGTTCGAAGAGTTcacttcaaaaatgcattccaaaGTTCTGGTCGCCGTGATTGTTCTGCTACAGATCGTCCTGATCAGCTCCAGTCCATTGTGGTCTAACCATG ACGCAAACTGGAGCTACGAGCCCCAGATCGTAGGCTACAAGGATCAGCTCAAGCAGTGGGGCCTCTATCCGAGAATCTTCCGGTACGGAACCAGCCTAACCACCCCCAGGTTCAACGGGCCCAAGCGGAACACAAAAGAATCGTCCACCGTGAAGAAATCGGATTGGCGCGGACGGAACGAGGAAGTGGCCGGTGTTGTGAGGAAGGTGCAGCCGGCCAGCCTGAGCGAGTGGGACGCCCAGCATCAGGCCAAGTACGAGCGCGTGTTCCGGAAGTTCAAGGAGCAGCGGCTGAAGCGCATGGAGCAGGAAGTGGCGGAACTGTTGTGGAAGTGGTAG
- the LOC120416830 gene encoding nestin-like isoform X1, giving the protein MRALCLLILSAIVNCSVGYTIVERPAKVDEKEFSYNRIPSGVVQSRPPTGFWFQQHPYNLPKSDSQALFELYYLTQVITIYRRHHPRAHRSHLDALVEELQDDGFQQKMRQALQGIKELDVLKAYADLNLQDYAPFVNDRRQLIPTIDRTLNEIQLGQIKDKALRWTLERLKEESTALTVKMARKEAEVLRELIESNRKVEKAWTVSDILAAVFGKQDEDTMKDFEQKYEVVDDGKPIDDGKVEEFWVVFEDDKREESTTKAPTPAEPETKPFQFVDDNYEQYEAKQEVEVDAKEESAEQSSESKEVEEAVTIEEVEQSLEQDSQPKEEVEAVEREDTVVEEETIEESLEQESSVELDGEQRIETDGFEFKPENYEGADLEESDYERTVPEKEEQSLVEEVVAEEELPDAVPEELQTLDASVEVVEEPEPEYTEEVEDELPSLEDSAKIEEQPEPAFNGELEEELQNPDDPVETEEQLESEFTEEINEELQSVDGSLEVVEVSEPANTEEVEEELQSLDDSVESEQPKLIEELVEEIPEPAAAKASPDSITFPEDPKWVEDSVRPLGPSVATGLDSVYNPEEVEAPVTQSVPLWISKGYAAEYEGREVVGEEEPEEVQQAEDLESRAEPSQTVEIDQETLRYVAFEILKVVSLLEDNAGFTGLRDQITTEDVDRLIEQLSMEQFVGLIDEQGINRVEMINALERLIVEKDLENSGEILEVLEQWKQGEDAQPVEDGYFGESYGKDGEGEVEGRILDDGEEPLVDESVNVEEVGPELKSNDLDEAEPVDDGYFGEKYGQAEGDMDGIEGRMLDIDEVATLEEAQEQLVDEVESEAGLQVEDSEDNVEEVQSEHKSNDLDEAEPVDDEYFGENYGKAGEDEDDIEGRMLDIDELATSEEAQEQLVDEPESEAELQVDDIQDAEEEVEPETEDVQELKSNDLVDEAEPVDDGYFAEKYGESEDEAESRTLEDDQETAEQSELVVATPDEAQDAEQLVDELEGELKGDAELQVEDSDTLDEISVEPESVQELKSGDLVEDGELLNDSPELLEDASDLSESISQVEKLQPFPEEVTEDTEPLEGAQRVVEEKKLQPFPEEVTEETVPVNSKTLEPFPDQILDEAQPLEVALDQLEPFPDQILNETQPLEIAAEDQESDSAVDDVKIVPVSNRPFPATPTGGSEPLEVARTGTDEGALADEDRREEILEDLHPEP; this is encoded by the exons ATGAGGGCACTTTGCTTGCTGATTTTATCAGCAATCGTCAACTGCAGTGTCGGATACACGATCGTTGAACGACCTG CAAAAGTCGATGAGAAAGAGTTCAGCTACAACCGAATTCCATCCGGCGTAGTTCAATCGCGTCCCCCGACGGGCTTCTGGTTTCAGCAACATCCGTACAACCTGCCGAAGTCCGATTCCCAAGCGCTCTTCGAGCTGTACTACCTGACCCAGGTGATCACCATCTACCGACGCCACCACCCACGTGCACACCGGTCCCATCTGGACGCGCTCGTCGAAGAACTGCAGGATGACGGTTTTCAGCAGAAGATGCGTCAAGCGCTGCAAGGTATCAAGGAACTCGACGTCCTGAAAGCCTACGCCGACTTGAACCTCCAGGACTATGCCCCGTTCGTGAACGATCGTCGCCAGCTGATTCCGACGATTGACCGAACGCTGAACGAGATCCAGCTCGGTCAGATCAAGGACAAAGCACTTCGATGGACGTTGGAGCGACTGAAGGAGGAATCGACGGCGTTGACGGTCAAGATGGCACGCAAGGAGGCCGAGGTGCTCAGGGAGTTGATCGAGTCGAACCGGAAGGTCGAGAAGGCTTGGACCGTGTCGGACATCCTGGCGGCCGTGTTCGGGAAGCAGGACGAGGACACCATGAAGGACTTTGAGCAGAAGTACGAGGTCGTGGACGACGGGAAACCGATCGACGATGGCAAGGTTGAGGAGTTTTGGGTGGTGTTTGAGGACGATAAGCGGGAGGAGTCTACGACCAAGGCGCCTACTCCAGCTGAACCGGAAACAAAGCCATTCCAGTTTGTTGACGACAACTACGAGCAGTACGAGGCGAAACAGGAAGTTGAGGTCGATGCTAAGGAGGAATCGGCTGAACAAAGTTCTGAGTCGAAGGAGGTAGAAGAAGCTGTTACCATTGAAGAAGTTGAGCAATCTCTGGAACAGGACTCTCAGCCCAAAGAAGAGGTCGAAGCTGTTGAAAGAGAAGACACCGTTGTCGAAGAAGAAACCATCGAAGAATCTCTTGAACAAGAGTCATCTGTTGAACTGGACGGCGAGCAGCGTATTGAGACTGATGGTTTTGAGTTCAAACCGGAAAACTATGAGGGGGCAGACCTGGAAGAGTCTGACTACGAGCGAACGGTACCGGAAAAAGAAGAACAAAGTTTGGTCGAGGAAGTCGTAGCTGAGGAAGAACTTCCCGATGCCGTTCCCGAAGAACTGCAGACGCTGGATGCTTCAGTGGAAGTCGTAGAAGAACCTGAACCGGAATACACTGAAGAAGTCGAGGATGAACTACCAAGTCTGGAAGACTCTGCGAAAATTGAAGAACAACCAGAGCCTGCTTTCAATGGAGAACTCGAGGAAGAACTGCAGAATCCAGATGATCCCGTAGAAACTGAGGAACAACTTGAGTCAGAATTTACTGAAGAAATCAATGAGGAACTGCAGAGTGTGGATGGTTCCTTGGAAGTCGTCGAAGTATCTGAACCAGCAAACACTGAGGAAGTCGAGGAAGAACTACAAAGTTTGGATGATTCCGTTGAATCTGAACAACCCAAACTCATCGAAGAACTCGTGGAGGAGATCCCGGAACCAGCCGCAGCCAAGGCTTCACCAGACTCGATCACCTTCCCAGAAGATCCCAAGTGGGTCGAGGACTCTGTGAGACCGCTTGGACCATCGGTAGCTACCGGCTTGGACTCTGTGTACAATCCGGAAGAGGTCGAAGCACCGGTGACCCAATCGGTACCCCTTTGGATCAGCAAAGGCTACGCCGCTGAGTATGAGGGACGAGAAGTTGTGGGTGAGGAAG aaccTGAAGAAGTCCAACAAGCTGAAGACTTGGAGTCGCGAGCTGAACCATCTCAAACAG TGGAAATCGATCAGGAAACGCTCCGCTACGTCGCCTTCGAGATCCTCAAGGTGGTGAGCTTGCTGGAGGACAACGCCGGCTTCACCGGACTACGCGATCAGATCACCACCGAAGACGTGGATCGCCTGATCGAGCAGCTGAGCATGGAGCAGTTTGTGGGTCTGATCGACGAGCAGGGCATCAACCGGGTTGAGATGATCAACGCGTTGGAGCGGTTGATAGTGGAGAAGGATCTGGAGAATTCGGGCGAGATTTTGGAGGTTCTTGAGCAGTGGAAGCAAGGTGAGGACGCGCAACCGGTTGAGGATGGGTACTTTGGCGAGAGTTACGGTAAAGATGGTGAGGGCGAGGTTGAGGGTCGTATACTAGATGATGGAGAGGAACCGCTGGTTGATGAGTCTGTGAACGTGGAAGAGGTTGGACCAGAGCTTAAGTCCAATGATCTTGATGAGGCTGAACCGGTTGACGATGGGTACTTCGGTGAAAAATATGGCCAAGCTGAAGGAGATATGGACGGAATCGAAGGTCGTATGTTGGATATCGATGAGGTGGCAACCTTGGAAGAAGCTCAGGAACAACTTGTTGACGAAGTAGAAAGTGAAGCAGGATTACAGGTTGAAGACTCGGAAGACAACGTGGAAGAGGTCCAATCAGAGCATAAGTCGAATGATCTTGATGAGGCGGAACCGGTTGATGATGAGTACTTTGGTGAGAATTACGGTAAAGCCGGAGAAGATGAGGATGACATCGAAGGTCGTATGTTGGATATCGATGAGTTGGCAACCTCGGAAGAAGCTCAGGAACAGCTTGTTGACGAACCGGAAAGCGAAGCAGAGTTACAGGTTGACGACATACAGGACGCTGAAGAAGAGGTTGAACCGGAGACAGAGGACGTTCAGGAATTGAAGTCTAACGATCTTGTAGACGAAGCTGAACCCGTTGACGATGGGTACTTTGCCGAAAAATACGGCGAATCCGAGGACGAAGCAGAGAGTCGCACACTGGAAGATGATCAAGAGACGGCTGAGCAATCCGAGCTGGTAGTGGCCACTCCAGATGAAGCTCAGGACGCGGAACAGTTGGTTGACGAGCTGGAAGGAGAACTTAAGGGCGATGCTGAGCTGCAGGTTGAAGATTCAGACACGCTGGATGAGATTTCAGTGGAGCCAGAAAGCGTTCAAGAGTTGAAATCTGGTGATCTTGTTGAGGATGGTGAGTTACTCAACGACTCACCGGAATTGTTGGAAGACGCTTCGGATCTTTCAGAAAGCATCTCGCAAGTTGAAAAACTTCAACCGTTCCCGGAGGAGGTCACCGAGGATACCGAACCTCTGGAAGGTGCCCAACGCGTTGTAGAAGAGAAGAAGTTGCAACCATTCCCAGAGGAGGTCACGGAAGAAACGGTTCCCGTGAACTCAAAGACGCTTGAGCCATTCCCAGATCAAATCCTAGACGAAGCGCAGCCACTGGAGGTCGCCTTGGACCAACTGGAACCGTTCCCGGACCAGATCTTGAACGAAACGCAGCCGTTGGAGATCGCCGCAGAAGATCAAGAGTCCGACTCGGCTGTTGACGACGTAAAGATCGTCCCGGTCAGCAATCGACCATTTCCTGCGACGCCTACCGGCGGGTCGGAACCTCTGGAAGTGGCTCGAACTGGCACTGATGAAGGCGCTTTAGCCGACGAGGATCGCCGTGAAGAAATCCTCGAGGATCTTCATCCAGAACCGTAA
- the LOC120416830 gene encoding probable serine/threonine-protein kinase kinX isoform X2 has product MRALCLLILSAIVNCSVGYTIVERPAKVDEKEFSYNRIPSGVVQSRPPTGFWFQQHPYNLPKSDSQALFELYYLTQVITIYRRHHPRAHRSHLDALVEELQDDGFQQKMRQALQGIKELDVLKAYADLNLQDYAPFVNDRRQLIPTIDRTLNEIQLGQIKDKALRWTLERLKEESTALTVKMARKEAEVLRELIESNRKVEKAWTVSDILAAVFGKQDEDTMKDFEQKYEVVDDGKPIDDGKVEEFWVVFEDDKREESTTKAPTPAEPETKPFQFVDDNYEQYEAKQEVEVDAKEESAEQSSESKEVEEAVTIEEVEQSLEQDSQPKEEVEAVEREDTVVEEETIEESLEQESSVELDGEQRIETDGFEFKPENYEGADLEESDYERTVPEKEEQSLVEEVVAEEELPDAVPEELQTLDASVEVVEEPEPEYTEEVEDELPSLEDSAKIEEQPEPAFNGELEEELQNPDDPVETEEQLESEFTEEINEELQSVDGSLEVVEVSEPANTEEVEEELQSLDDSVESEQPKLIEELVEEIPEPAAAKASPDSITFPEDPKWVEDSVRPLGPSVATGLDSVYNPEEVEAPVTQSVPLWISKGYAAEYEGREVVGEEEPEEVQQAEDLESRAEPSQTVEIDQETLRYVAFEILKVVSLLEDNAGFTGLRDQITTEDVDRLIEQLSMEQFVGLIDEQGINRVEMINALERLIVEKDLENSGEILEVLEQWKQDPSEISDDLESSPVDRYQPDMQQLVPLIVEQLRLGNISEQEQETLARIFEDTWPLMVAEATRTDDRRIDAQMQGIVENLNSLV; this is encoded by the exons ATGAGGGCACTTTGCTTGCTGATTTTATCAGCAATCGTCAACTGCAGTGTCGGATACACGATCGTTGAACGACCTG CAAAAGTCGATGAGAAAGAGTTCAGCTACAACCGAATTCCATCCGGCGTAGTTCAATCGCGTCCCCCGACGGGCTTCTGGTTTCAGCAACATCCGTACAACCTGCCGAAGTCCGATTCCCAAGCGCTCTTCGAGCTGTACTACCTGACCCAGGTGATCACCATCTACCGACGCCACCACCCACGTGCACACCGGTCCCATCTGGACGCGCTCGTCGAAGAACTGCAGGATGACGGTTTTCAGCAGAAGATGCGTCAAGCGCTGCAAGGTATCAAGGAACTCGACGTCCTGAAAGCCTACGCCGACTTGAACCTCCAGGACTATGCCCCGTTCGTGAACGATCGTCGCCAGCTGATTCCGACGATTGACCGAACGCTGAACGAGATCCAGCTCGGTCAGATCAAGGACAAAGCACTTCGATGGACGTTGGAGCGACTGAAGGAGGAATCGACGGCGTTGACGGTCAAGATGGCACGCAAGGAGGCCGAGGTGCTCAGGGAGTTGATCGAGTCGAACCGGAAGGTCGAGAAGGCTTGGACCGTGTCGGACATCCTGGCGGCCGTGTTCGGGAAGCAGGACGAGGACACCATGAAGGACTTTGAGCAGAAGTACGAGGTCGTGGACGACGGGAAACCGATCGACGATGGCAAGGTTGAGGAGTTTTGGGTGGTGTTTGAGGACGATAAGCGGGAGGAGTCTACGACCAAGGCGCCTACTCCAGCTGAACCGGAAACAAAGCCATTCCAGTTTGTTGACGACAACTACGAGCAGTACGAGGCGAAACAGGAAGTTGAGGTCGATGCTAAGGAGGAATCGGCTGAACAAAGTTCTGAGTCGAAGGAGGTAGAAGAAGCTGTTACCATTGAAGAAGTTGAGCAATCTCTGGAACAGGACTCTCAGCCCAAAGAAGAGGTCGAAGCTGTTGAAAGAGAAGACACCGTTGTCGAAGAAGAAACCATCGAAGAATCTCTTGAACAAGAGTCATCTGTTGAACTGGACGGCGAGCAGCGTATTGAGACTGATGGTTTTGAGTTCAAACCGGAAAACTATGAGGGGGCAGACCTGGAAGAGTCTGACTACGAGCGAACGGTACCGGAAAAAGAAGAACAAAGTTTGGTCGAGGAAGTCGTAGCTGAGGAAGAACTTCCCGATGCCGTTCCCGAAGAACTGCAGACGCTGGATGCTTCAGTGGAAGTCGTAGAAGAACCTGAACCGGAATACACTGAAGAAGTCGAGGATGAACTACCAAGTCTGGAAGACTCTGCGAAAATTGAAGAACAACCAGAGCCTGCTTTCAATGGAGAACTCGAGGAAGAACTGCAGAATCCAGATGATCCCGTAGAAACTGAGGAACAACTTGAGTCAGAATTTACTGAAGAAATCAATGAGGAACTGCAGAGTGTGGATGGTTCCTTGGAAGTCGTCGAAGTATCTGAACCAGCAAACACTGAGGAAGTCGAGGAAGAACTACAAAGTTTGGATGATTCCGTTGAATCTGAACAACCCAAACTCATCGAAGAACTCGTGGAGGAGATCCCGGAACCAGCCGCAGCCAAGGCTTCACCAGACTCGATCACCTTCCCAGAAGATCCCAAGTGGGTCGAGGACTCTGTGAGACCGCTTGGACCATCGGTAGCTACCGGCTTGGACTCTGTGTACAATCCGGAAGAGGTCGAAGCACCGGTGACCCAATCGGTACCCCTTTGGATCAGCAAAGGCTACGCCGCTGAGTATGAGGGACGAGAAGTTGTGGGTGAGGAAG aaccTGAAGAAGTCCAACAAGCTGAAGACTTGGAGTCGCGAGCTGAACCATCTCAAACAG TGGAAATCGATCAGGAAACGCTCCGCTACGTCGCCTTCGAGATCCTCAAGGTGGTGAGCTTGCTGGAGGACAACGCCGGCTTCACCGGACTACGCGATCAGATCACCACCGAAGACGTGGATCGCCTGATCGAGCAGCTGAGCATGGAGCAGTTTGTGGGTCTGATCGACGAGCAGGGCATCAACCGGGTTGAGATGATCAACGCGTTGGAGCGGTTGATAGTGGAGAAGGATCTGGAGAATTCGGGCGAGATTTTGGAGGTTCTTGAGCAGTGGAAGCAAG ATCCCTCCGAAATCAGTGATGATCTAGAATCTTCCCCCGTCGATCGGTACCAGCCAGATATGCAGCAACTCGTTCCGCTCATCGTCGAGCAGCTTCGGTTGGGGAACATTTCCGAGCAGGAGCAGGAAACGCTGGCGCGCATCTTCGAGGACACGTGGCCGCTGATGGTGGCGGAAGCTACGCGGACGGATGACCGCCGGATCGATGCCCAAATGCAGGGCATAGTGGAAAATTTGAACTCGCTCGTTTGA